From Phacochoerus africanus isolate WHEZ1 chromosome 13, ROS_Pafr_v1, whole genome shotgun sequence, a single genomic window includes:
- the ARHGEF7 gene encoding rho guanine nucleotide exchange factor 7 isoform X4, whose product MSYLMGNLEEICSFQQMLVQSLEECTKVPEAQQRVGGCFLSLMPQMKTLYLAYCANHPSAVSVLTQHSEELGEFMEMKGASSPGVLVLTTGLSKPFMRLDKYPALLKELERHMEDYHPDRQDIQKSMTAFKNLSAQCQEVRKRKELELQILTEAIRSWEGDDIKTLGHVIHMSQVLIQCAGSEEKNERYLLLFPNILLMLSASPRMSGFIYQGKLPTTGMTITKLEDSENHRNAFEISGSMIERILVSCSSQQDLHEWVDRLQRQTKVTSAGNPTIKPHSVPSHTLPSHSITPSSKHADSKPAPLTPTYHTLPHPSHHGTPHTTINWGPLEPPKTPKPWSLSCLRPAPPLRPSAALCYKEDLSKSPKTMKKLLPKRKPERKPSDEEFALRKSTAALEEDAQILKVIEAYCTSAKTRQTLNSSSRKESAPQVLLPEEEKIIVEETKSNGQTVIEEKSLVDTVYALKDEVQELRQDNKKMKKSLEDEQRARRDLEKLLRKVLKSMNDPAWDETNL is encoded by the exons ATGTCGTATTTAATGGGCAACCTGGAAGAAATATGTTCTTTCCAGCAAATGCTTGTACAGTCTTTAGAAGAATGCACCAA GGTGCCCGAGGCCCAGCAGCGAGTCGGAGGCTGCTTCCTAAGCCTGATGCCGCAGATGAAGACCCTGTACCTGGCGTATTGTGCCAACCACCCGTCTGCAGTGAGCGTCCTCACCCAGCACAG CGAGGAGCTGGGCGAGTTCATGGAGATGAAGGGCGCCAGCAGCCCGGGGGTGCTCGTGCTGACCACCGGCCTCAGCAAGCCGTTCATGCGTCTGGACAAGTACCCCGCGCTGCTCAAGGAGCTGgagaggcacatggag GATTATCACCCGGACAGACAAGATATTCAGAAATCCATGACCGCCTTCAAAAACCTCTCA GCCCAGTGTCAGGAAGTACGGAAAAGgaaggagctggagctgcagatCCTGACGGAAGCCATCCGGAGCTGGGAGGGGGACGACATCAAGACCCTGGGGCACGTCATTCACATGTCCCAGGTCCTGATTCAGTGCGCCGGAAGCGAG gaaaagaatgaaagatacCTTCTGCTCTTCCCAAATATCTTGCTGATGTTGTCTGCCAGTCCTAGGATGAGTGGTTTCATATATCAG ggaaagCTACCAACGACAGGAATGACAATCACAAAGCTTGAGGACAGTGAAAATCATAGAAATGCGTTTGAAATATCAG GGAGCATGATCGAGCGGATCCTGGTGTCGTGCAGCAGCCAGCAGGACCTGCACGAGTGGGTGGACCGTCTGCAGAGGCAGACGAAGGTCACGTCCGCGGGGAACCCCACCATTAAGCCTCACTCCGTGCCGTCTCACACC CTCCCCTCCCACTCCATCACCCCGTCCAGCAAGCACGCGGACAGCAAGCCGGCACCGCTGACCCCCACCTACCACACgctgccccacccctcccaccacgGCACCCCGCACACCACCATCAACTGGGGGCCCCTGGAGCCTCCGAAGACCCCCAAGCCGTGGAGCCTGAGCTGCCTGCGCCCCGCGCCGCCGCTGCGGCCCTCAGCTGCGCTCTGCTACAAGGAG gaTCTTAGCAAGAGTCCCAAGACCATGAAGAAGCTGCTCCCTAAGCGCAAGCCCGAGCGGAAGCCTTCGGACGAGGAGTTCGCACTGAGGAAGA GCACGGCTGCGCTGGAGGAGGACGCCCAGATCCTGAAGGTCATTGAGGCTTACTGCACCAGCGCCAAGACGCGCCAGACGCTCAACTCGA GTTCACGCAAAGAATCTGCCCCACAAGTTTTGCTTCcggaagaagagaaaattatcgTTGAAGAAACTAAAAGCAACGGTCAGACAGTGATAGAAGAAAA GAGCCTCGTCGACACCGTGTACGCGCTGAAGGATGAGGTCCAGGAGCTGCGGCAG GACAACAAGAAGATGAAGAAGTCTCTGGAGGACGAGCAGCGGGCCCGCCGGGACCTGGAGAAGCTGCTGCGCAAGGTGCTGAAGAGCATGAACGACCCCGCCTGGGACGAGACCAACCTCTGA